A genomic window from Methanobrevibacter gottschalkii DSM 11977 includes:
- a CDS encoding YhgE/Pip domain-containing protein has product MSKINFGNIVEIIKHDFKASFSNPIVTIVLIAIIILPSLYALLNIQACWNPYENTNEVEFAIANLDNGSTFEGTYLNVGNEIVKDLKNNTKFDWKFVTEDELRKGVHDGDYYAGIIIPKNLSENIASITSDNPKQAELEYLVNIKSNPVATKLTDTGANTVYTTVNAKIVQIINLAAYGKLGDLKDGLSSGAGQLYSGGSQLSAGAAKISSGAGQVSSGVSDVQNGASQVQSGANQVQQGSSAINNGASDVKQGSASIKQSASDLEKGSQQIQSQVDPSTLPEPMKQYVEGNIKLANGSGELAKGSSQLADGSVKLADSSSKLANGASNVAGGANQVAGGSVELAKGSLSLAAGAQMLSGSASQALFSAAGALSSSANSLSSITGINETELGDYFYSPIKLDRQEVFSVPDYGSNVAPFYIVLSMWVGAIITCVMITPGTSQGTKYKPVEMYFGKVILFVVMSMLQAAVTISGAYILGIYISNSPLFIFSAILVSVIFMILVYSIISALGQVGKGIGVILLVLQISGTGGIYPIEIMQDFFQTLYPYLPMTYAITLIREAQLGVVWSNYLPALVVLVSIGIVTIIVAALIKQKADKSSKYFEERLKESGLF; this is encoded by the coding sequence ATGAGTAAAATAAATTTTGGTAACATTGTTGAAATCATAAAGCATGATTTTAAAGCGTCATTTTCAAATCCCATAGTGACAATTGTATTAATTGCAATAATTATTCTACCTTCACTTTATGCTCTTCTGAATATCCAAGCATGTTGGAATCCATATGAAAATACTAATGAAGTAGAATTTGCAATAGCTAACTTAGATAACGGATCAACATTTGAAGGTACATATTTAAATGTTGGAAATGAAATTGTTAAAGATTTGAAAAATAATACTAAATTCGATTGGAAGTTTGTAACTGAAGATGAACTGCGGAAAGGGGTTCATGATGGGGATTATTATGCAGGCATTATAATACCTAAAAATCTGAGTGAAAATATAGCATCCATTACATCTGATAATCCAAAACAAGCGGAACTTGAATACCTTGTGAATATCAAATCAAATCCAGTAGCTACAAAATTAACGGACACAGGTGCAAATACAGTTTATACTACAGTTAATGCAAAAATTGTTCAGATTATAAACCTTGCAGCTTACGGAAAACTCGGAGATTTAAAAGATGGTCTTTCATCTGGTGCAGGTCAGTTATACAGTGGTGGAAGCCAGCTTTCTGCAGGTGCTGCAAAAATATCTTCCGGTGCAGGACAAGTATCCTCTGGAGTGAGTGATGTTCAAAATGGAGCAAGCCAAGTGCAAAGTGGTGCTAATCAAGTTCAGCAAGGTTCATCTGCAATTAACAATGGTGCAAGTGATGTTAAGCAAGGATCAGCATCAATTAAACAGAGTGCTAGTGACTTAGAAAAAGGATCACAACAAATACAATCACAGGTAGATCCATCAACACTTCCAGAACCTATGAAACAATATGTTGAAGGCAATATTAAACTTGCAAATGGAAGCGGAGAATTAGCTAAAGGTTCATCCCAATTAGCCGATGGTTCTGTAAAACTTGCAGATAGTTCATCGAAATTGGCTAATGGTGCTAGCAATGTTGCGGGTGGTGCAAATCAAGTAGCTGGAGGTTCTGTTGAACTTGCAAAAGGATCATTAAGCCTTGCAGCAGGTGCTCAAATGCTTTCAGGTTCTGCATCACAAGCATTGTTCTCAGCTGCTGGAGCTCTAAGTTCATCTGCAAATTCACTTTCAAGCATTACTGGAATCAATGAAACTGAACTTGGAGATTATTTCTACTCCCCAATAAAATTAGATAGGCAGGAAGTATTCTCAGTACCAGATTACGGATCCAATGTAGCTCCTTTCTATATCGTATTATCAATGTGGGTTGGTGCTATTATTACTTGTGTAATGATCACACCGGGAACCAGTCAAGGGACAAAATACAAACCCGTTGAAATGTACTTTGGTAAAGTTATACTGTTTGTAGTAATGAGCATGCTCCAGGCGGCAGTTACTATAAGTGGGGCTTATATCTTAGGCATTTATATAAGTAATTCACCATTATTTATATTCTCTGCAATACTGGTATCGGTAATATTTATGATTTTAGTATATTCCATCATATCTGCATTAGGACAAGTGGGAAAAGGAATAGGAGTAATACTTTTAGTGCTTCAAATATCTGGAACTGGAGGAATTTACCCAATTGAAATTATGCAAGATTTCTTCCAAACATTATATCCGTACTTGCCAATGACATATGCTATTACATTGATACGTGAAGCACAATTAGGTGTTGTTTGGTCTAATTACCTTCCAGCATTAGTTGTTCTTGTATCGATTGGAATAGTTACCATTATTGTGGCTGCACTTATTAAACAGAAAGCAGATAAATCCTCAAAATACTTTGAAGAACGTTTAAAAGAAAGTGGATTATTTTAG
- a CDS encoding SAP domain-containing protein, protein MSEQKLEVFNVLNFLDNGYEIDDILNEGKFGTFPSAQDCIKYMIDEGYLKGEFNAAIHNDGKSLTAEEVSKKYTVAELKDLLRENGLKVSGKKQELVERLLPALSGEITVEPDNGESVDLALTDKAQEFLNENDWMDLYMFALVAFRFEDYETYRKNSSEDNIQTALKFCDEIISRALIANQFLVFIDALSAKAHVYAYDKDYESFLDYDLQRFILGLNPIVMDSQTYANYDAINYANVINLKNVIEQLDLGSLKKRFDKIWDKSNIKSITVPKKTCYKILQKALAGSDVEELNFNVTQKYFVRKFGV, encoded by the coding sequence GTGAGTGAACAAAAATTAGAAGTTTTCAATGTTTTAAATTTTTTAGATAATGGCTATGAGATTGATGATATTTTAAATGAAGGTAAATTCGGAACTTTTCCTTCAGCACAGGACTGTATTAAATACATGATTGATGAAGGATATCTCAAAGGTGAATTTAATGCTGCAATTCATAATGATGGCAAATCATTAACTGCAGAAGAGGTATCTAAAAAATATACAGTTGCTGAATTGAAAGATCTTTTAAGAGAAAATGGTTTGAAAGTTTCAGGTAAAAAACAGGAACTTGTTGAAAGACTTTTACCTGCATTAAGTGGTGAAATTACAGTAGAGCCAGATAATGGGGAATCTGTTGATTTAGCATTAACTGATAAAGCACAAGAATTCTTAAATGAAAATGATTGGATGGATTTATATATGTTCGCACTTGTTGCATTCAGGTTTGAGGATTATGAAACCTACAGAAAAAATTCATCAGAAGACAATATTCAGACTGCTTTAAAATTCTGTGATGAAATTATTTCAAGAGCATTAATCGCTAATCAATTTTTAGTATTCATCGATGCATTATCTGCTAAAGCTCATGTTTATGCTTATGATAAAGATTATGAATCTTTCTTAGATTATGATTTACAACGTTTCATTTTAGGATTAAATCCTATAGTAATGGATTCACAAACTTATGCTAATTATGATGCTATTAATTATGCAAATGTAATTAATTTAAAGAATGTAATTGAACAACTTGATTTAGGTAGTTTAAAGAAAAGATTTGATAAAATATGGGATAAGTCTAATATTAAAAGTATTACTGTGCCTAAAAAGACTTGTTATAAAATTTTACAGAAAGCTTTGGCCGGTTCAGATGTTGAAGAGCTCAATTTTAATGTAACTCAAAAATATTTTGTTAGGAAATTTGGAGTTTAA
- a CDS encoding DUF998 domain-containing protein, which yields MRNKVAGIVFIVGSLYYVLAEAVSATFFNASLFNTYSFHTISELGIPNVNSPLFWLMNSAFILIGLTLIFGNFYKFKDFLVKNRIIIYILTLMTSTGVIMVGWIHGGNPFTLGYHMLGAMMAIFGGNVLLIVISRSMSEYSKFQKTTLVLGIFGLAVFWIMFFNMESIYMPVFERLSVYTMIIWCFLTGCYIISRE from the coding sequence ATGAGAAATAAAGTTGCTGGAATTGTCTTTATTGTTGGTAGTTTGTATTATGTTCTAGCTGAAGCCGTTTCTGCAACTTTCTTTAATGCTTCTTTATTTAATACTTATTCTTTTCATACCATTTCCGAACTTGGAATCCCTAATGTAAATTCCCCTTTGTTTTGGTTAATGAATTCTGCGTTTATTTTAATTGGTTTGACACTTATTTTTGGTAATTTTTATAAATTTAAAGATTTTTTAGTTAAAAATAGGATTATAATCTATATTTTAACACTAATGACCTCAACTGGAGTCATTATGGTTGGTTGGATTCATGGGGGAAATCCATTTACTTTAGGTTATCATATGTTAGGTGCTATGATGGCTATTTTTGGTGGTAATGTTCTTCTGATTGTTATTTCAAGATCCATGTCTGAATATTCTAAATTTCAAAAAACTACATTGGTTCTAGGAATATTTGGTTTAGCTGTATTTTGGATTATGTTTTTCAATATGGAAAGTATTTACATGCCGGTTTTTGAAAGACTTTCAGTTTATACAATGATTATCTGGTGTTTTTTAACTGGTTGTTATATAATTTCTAGAGAGTAA
- a CDS encoding 4Fe-4S binding protein has product MSEDNDLKNFLIKKGASKVGFANVDGLAEGFIDLPYGISLVLKIPKKAMIYIENEDYESYWSCFHSLIDRLTEISIKGEKYIKNHGYDAFALTMSRNECDMKRLLSILPYKTIATKSGLGWIGRSALFVTPDYGSAVVLGGILTNMPLTFGTQITDSQCDDCENCQKACPVGAINPQKWNTKLNRNDIIDIGKCREYIVEQYKNGLGCTKCMYECKLTKKYLGRL; this is encoded by the coding sequence ATGTCTGAGGATAATGATCTTAAAAATTTTCTTATAAAAAAAGGTGCAAGCAAAGTAGGATTTGCCAATGTTGATGGATTAGCTGAGGGATTCATAGATTTGCCTTATGGAATTAGTCTTGTTTTAAAAATTCCTAAAAAAGCAATGATTTACATAGAAAATGAAGATTATGAGTCTTATTGGTCTTGTTTTCATTCACTAATAGACAGATTAACTGAAATTTCCATTAAAGGTGAAAAGTACATCAAAAATCACGGATATGATGCATTTGCTCTTACAATGAGTAGAAATGAGTGCGATATGAAAAGATTATTAAGTATATTGCCTTATAAGACAATAGCCACTAAATCCGGGCTTGGTTGGATTGGTCGTTCTGCACTTTTTGTTACTCCAGATTATGGATCTGCCGTTGTATTGGGCGGAATATTGACTAATATGCCACTTACATTCGGAACACAAATTACAGATTCACAATGTGATGACTGTGAAAATTGTCAAAAAGCCTGCCCTGTTGGTGCCATTAATCCTCAAAAATGGAATACTAAATTAAATAGAAATGACATTATCGATATCGGAAAATGTAGAGAATATATTGTTGAGCAATATAAGAATGGTTTAGGCTGCACAAAGTGTATGTATGAATGCAAACTTACAAAAAAATATTTGGGGAGATTATAA
- the argB gene encoding acetylglutamate kinase: MKDIDVLIEALPYIKKFHDKKILIKYGGHAMVDDKAKSSTARDTVLLKYVGMKPLIVHGGGPEISRSMNKLGKQAKFIKGLRVTDEETMEIIEMVLVGKISTEIVSELIKHDGQAISLSGKDSSLIFAHKKGASKIDEELVDLGLVGEVDCINTNLLEMFLDNDYIPVISPVGIAEDGTSLNLNADTAAGEVASAIGAEKLIILTDVPGVLRDPSDPTSLIQKIKVDEIPSLIDEGIISGGMIPKIETCINAINNGVGSCHIIDGRKKHSILLEIFTTNGIGTMIYK, from the coding sequence ATGAAAGATATAGATGTTTTAATTGAAGCTTTACCTTATATTAAAAAATTTCATGATAAGAAAATATTGATTAAATATGGTGGACATGCAATGGTGGATGATAAAGCAAAGTCCTCCACAGCTCGCGATACTGTTTTACTTAAATATGTTGGAATGAAACCTTTGATTGTACATGGTGGAGGTCCAGAAATCTCAAGATCCATGAATAAACTTGGAAAACAAGCCAAATTCATCAAAGGGTTAAGAGTCACTGATGAAGAAACTATGGAAATAATTGAAATGGTGTTAGTTGGTAAAATATCAACTGAAATCGTATCAGAACTTATTAAACACGATGGTCAGGCAATAAGTTTGTCTGGAAAAGATTCAAGTCTAATATTTGCTCACAAAAAAGGAGCAAGTAAAATTGATGAAGAACTTGTTGATTTAGGTCTTGTTGGTGAGGTTGATTGCATAAACACTAATCTGCTTGAAATGTTTCTAGATAATGATTATATTCCTGTAATTTCTCCAGTGGGTATTGCTGAAGATGGAACCAGTCTTAATTTAAATGCAGATACTGCAGCAGGGGAAGTTGCAAGTGCTATTGGTGCTGAAAAATTAATTATTTTAACTGATGTTCCAGGCGTTTTGAGAGATCCTTCAGACCCGACATCATTGATTCAAAAAATTAAAGTTGATGAGATACCTTCTCTTATTGATGAGGGCATTATCTCTGGAGGTATGATTCCGAAAATAGAAACTTGCATTAATGCTATTAATAATGGTGTTGGATCATGTCACATTATTGATGGTCGTAAAAAACATTCAATACTTTTAGAAATATTTACCACAAATGGTATAGGAACTATGATTTATAAATAA
- a CDS encoding class I adenylate-forming enzyme family protein: MLNITTFLDANSKRLDKDVLFNPTTGEKYSSGEILSIVSEIGRILKELGIKKGDRILIYLKNSEEYLFSLFAIWRIGAIAIPTNRVFTANELEYIVSDSKAKLMITDEEAKDLINVETYIPKNISSFKNCKVLESENTDWDDLCQLQYTSGTTGQPKGAMLTHGNYFTAIHNECDVLTLKQDDVFLGIYPMAHVGLSWAIAALRAAAYYILIEKFNMDEYLELCEKEKVSVLTGMPPVIHSLTTIDARKQLKTVREIISGGGPLHKKIWKDFHQTYQIPIINAYGLSETIVIGTGTVIRPEDYWEADRFESVGHPVCFSEVKIVDEHDSDIILPKYEQGEIALRGPAVAKGYWGNEEKTKSSFLDDGWFLTGDIGYLDEDNRLFITDRKKDMIVMSGWKIYPTEVEEVLIKYPAVKEIAIFSINDCHRGEIPVAAVVWKDGEECEGLVSYARKNLSRYKVPRKIFTLNELPRVNGWKLLRRELRKMFKE, encoded by the coding sequence ATGTTAAATATTACTACATTTTTAGATGCCAATTCAAAACGTCTAGACAAAGATGTTTTATTCAATCCAACTACCGGAGAGAAATATAGTTCTGGAGAAATTTTATCAATCGTCTCCGAAATTGGTAGGATCTTAAAAGAATTAGGAATCAAAAAAGGCGATAGAATCCTAATTTATTTAAAAAATTCAGAAGAATACTTGTTTTCACTTTTTGCAATATGGAGAATAGGTGCAATAGCCATTCCAACAAACAGAGTTTTTACAGCCAATGAACTCGAATACATTGTCAGTGACTCAAAAGCAAAATTAATGATTACTGATGAAGAAGCAAAAGACCTCATTAATGTTGAAACATATATTCCTAAAAACATTTCCAGTTTTAAAAATTGCAAAGTCCTGGAATCTGAAAATACTGATTGGGACGATTTATGTCAATTACAATATACTTCAGGAACCACAGGGCAGCCTAAAGGTGCAATGCTCACACATGGAAATTATTTTACTGCTATACACAACGAGTGTGATGTTTTAACTTTAAAACAAGATGATGTATTTTTAGGAATTTATCCGATGGCTCATGTTGGCCTATCATGGGCAATAGCTGCCTTAAGAGCCGCTGCATATTACATATTAATAGAAAAATTCAATATGGATGAATATTTAGAATTATGTGAAAAAGAAAAAGTCAGCGTTTTAACTGGAATGCCTCCAGTAATACATTCATTAACTACAATTGATGCCCGTAAGCAACTTAAAACCGTACGCGAAATTATTTCAGGTGGAGGACCATTGCATAAGAAAATATGGAAAGATTTCCACCAGACTTACCAAATACCAATTATCAATGCATATGGACTATCCGAAACAATTGTAATTGGAACTGGAACTGTCATCAGGCCGGAAGACTATTGGGAGGCGGATAGATTTGAAAGTGTAGGTCACCCAGTCTGTTTTTCAGAAGTGAAAATCGTCGATGAACATGATTCTGATATAATTTTACCAAAATATGAACAGGGGGAAATCGCACTTAGAGGACCGGCAGTTGCAAAAGGATATTGGGGCAATGAGGAAAAAACAAAATCATCATTTTTAGATGATGGATGGTTTTTAACAGGAGATATCGGATATCTTGATGAAGACAACCGCCTATTCATTACAGACCGTAAGAAAGATATGATTGTAATGAGCGGCTGGAAAATTTATCCAACAGAAGTAGAGGAAGTATTGATAAAATATCCTGCAGTTAAGGAAATAGCTATTTTCAGCATAAATGACTGTCACAGGGGAGAAATTCCAGTTGCTGCAGTTGTTTGGAAAGATGGTGAAGAATGTGAAGGATTAGTCAGTTATGCGCGTAAAAACCTATCCAGATATAAAGTTCCAAGAAAGATATTTACACTTAATGAACTTCCAAGAGTAAACGGCTGGAAATTGCTTAGAAGAGAATTAAGGAAAATGTTTAAGGAATAG
- the aksF gene encoding homoisocitrate dehydrogenase: MYDIAVISGDGIGREVMSACEYLLDKLDLKLSFKYGEAGFDCFNKNGTTLPEETIKLANDSDAVLFGASTSTPGQPSPIINLRKELNVYANIRPIKSYKGINSIHDDIDFVIVRENTEGLYSQAEYGDENKVIAERIITRRASERISKAAFNLCVKRGQSKVTCVHKSNVLKKTDGVFKESFYKIAKEYPQIKTEDFYVDATAMYLITQPQNFDVIVSSNLFGDILSDESAGLVGGLGLAPSGNIGDHNGLFEPVHGSAPDIAGKNIANPCSMILSASMMLDYLGEWEISNDIKGAIEKVISDCKIRTPDLGGDSSTMEVTKAIVKEII, from the coding sequence ATGTACGATATTGCAGTAATAAGTGGAGATGGAATAGGCAGAGAAGTAATGTCTGCCTGTGAATATTTACTTGATAAATTAGACTTAAAATTAAGTTTCAAATATGGAGAAGCGGGTTTTGATTGTTTTAATAAAAATGGAACAACATTACCTGAAGAAACAATTAAACTAGCTAATGATAGTGATGCAGTACTATTCGGAGCATCGACTTCAACCCCTGGACAACCAAGTCCGATTATTAATTTGAGAAAAGAGCTTAATGTTTATGCAAATATAAGGCCAATTAAATCATACAAAGGAATAAATTCAATTCATGATGACATTGACTTTGTAATCGTTAGAGAAAATACAGAAGGATTATATTCCCAAGCTGAATATGGTGATGAAAATAAAGTGATTGCAGAGAGAATAATCACTCGCAGAGCATCTGAGAGAATATCCAAAGCAGCATTTAATTTATGCGTAAAAAGAGGTCAAAGCAAAGTCACTTGTGTTCATAAAAGTAATGTATTAAAAAAGACTGATGGAGTATTCAAAGAAAGTTTTTACAAAATAGCCAAAGAATATCCTCAAATAAAAACTGAAGACTTCTATGTTGATGCAACCGCAATGTATCTAATTACACAACCTCAAAATTTTGATGTTATTGTATCGAGCAATTTGTTTGGAGACATATTATCTGATGAAAGTGCAGGACTTGTTGGTGGACTTGGTCTCGCCCCATCTGGAAATATAGGTGATCATAATGGATTATTCGAACCTGTTCATGGATCAGCACCAGACATTGCGGGAAAAAATATTGCAAACCCATGTTCTATGATACTATCTGCTTCAATGATGTTAGATTATTTAGGAGAATGGGAAATCTCAAATGATATAAAAGGTGCGATTGAAAAAGTTATTTCCGACTGCAAGATTAGAACTCCGGATTTAGGAGGAGACTCTTCAACTATGGAAGTTACAAAGGCAATAGTTAAGGAGATAATATAA
- a CDS encoding HEAT repeat domain-containing protein → MESTIEELIELLNDKDDYVVEDAIGQLELKGADALEPLMDALSHRKKNVRLHAATLLGAINDEKAIPSLIETLKDNNKLVRREASTALSRMGAPAVDPLIETLAAEDWRVRGAAAWALGNLGDKKAIHELEKLLDDESAFVKAGAKSAIESIQK, encoded by the coding sequence ATGGAAAGCACTATTGAAGAATTAATTGAATTATTAAATGATAAGGATGATTACGTTGTTGAAGATGCAATAGGACAATTAGAATTAAAAGGTGCAGATGCACTTGAACCTTTAATGGATGCATTATCACACAGAAAGAAAAATGTCAGATTACATGCCGCTACTCTTTTAGGTGCAATTAATGATGAAAAAGCTATTCCTTCATTAATTGAAACATTAAAAGACAATAACAAACTTGTCAGAAGAGAAGCATCTACTGCTTTATCTCGTATGGGTGCACCAGCTGTTGATCCATTAATTGAAACTTTGGCTGCTGAAGATTGGAGAGTAAGGGGAGCTGCTGCTTGGGCACTTGGAAACTTAGGTGATAAAAAAGCAATCCATGAACTTGAAAAATTGCTTGATGATGAAAGTGCTTTTGTAAAAGCAGGTGCTAAAAGCGCTATTGAATCTATTCAGAAATAA
- a CDS encoding radical SAM protein — translation MHYTGPVYRPPPEANTPLLEVTYGCSWNECSFCTMYDTQKFGISPIEDIEEDLAELSQFYPKDLKRIFLVNGDAFALQAKKLFAISDLIHEYFPEVECITCYASIKNIKPKSDEDLEKLRQKGFNELYIGLETAYNPALNQMRKEYTQKDEYEQLERIQNVGMDYNALLMLGVAGRGNYKENIDATINLLNTFKPKIVGPLTTSVQNPSPLHEMKLKGEFVEATEREMICEELMLLENLEMDDDCFFFGGHPYNLIRFSDSFKNKDKMIENLKNQVFQIDELRQGILDTVLPRGNL, via the coding sequence ATGCATTATACCGGACCAGTTTATCGCCCTCCCCCTGAGGCAAACACACCACTTTTGGAAGTAACATATGGTTGCTCTTGGAATGAGTGTTCCTTTTGCACAATGTATGATACGCAAAAGTTTGGAATATCTCCAATTGAAGATATCGAGGAAGATTTGGCTGAGTTATCTCAGTTTTATCCTAAAGATTTAAAAAGAATATTTCTTGTGAATGGAGATGCTTTTGCACTTCAGGCAAAAAAGTTATTTGCTATTTCAGATTTAATCCATGAATATTTTCCAGAAGTTGAGTGCATAACCTGTTATGCATCAATTAAAAACATAAAACCAAAATCAGATGAGGATCTGGAAAAACTTAGGCAAAAAGGATTCAATGAATTATATATTGGTCTTGAAACAGCCTATAATCCGGCATTAAACCAGATGAGAAAAGAATATACTCAAAAAGATGAATATGAACAACTCGAAAGAATTCAAAATGTAGGAATGGATTACAATGCTTTGTTAATGTTAGGTGTTGCTGGAAGAGGCAATTATAAGGAAAATATTGATGCAACAATCAATTTGTTAAATACATTTAAGCCTAAGATTGTAGGTCCTCTAACAACATCCGTTCAAAATCCTTCCCCTCTGCATGAAATGAAATTGAAAGGGGAGTTTGTTGAAGCTACTGAAAGGGAAATGATTTGTGAAGAATTAATGCTTTTGGAAAATCTTGAGATGGATGATGATTGCTTTTTCTTCGGTGGTCATCCGTATAATTTAATAAGATTCAGTGATTCTTTTAAAAACAAGGATAAAATGATTGAAAACCTTAAAAATCAAGTATTCCAAATTGATGAATTAAGACAGGGAATACTTGATACTGTACTTCCAAGGGGCAATTTGTAA
- a CDS encoding LOG family protein → MRICLYGSGSAEIDEIYTDAAYELGCMMAQKGHTLVFGGGDTGMMGACAHGVQDTNGKSIGIAPKWIENFEPLCKECSKFIYVDSMDERKNKFLENSDAFIITPGGIGTLDEFFEIITLKKLEQHDKEIIVFNIDGFYNKMFDMIDDMAQKGFLYNQYEIFKIANTLEEIFNYFD, encoded by the coding sequence ATGAGAATTTGTCTTTATGGATCTGGAAGCGCTGAAATAGATGAAATTTATACCGATGCAGCATATGAATTAGGCTGTATGATGGCACAGAAAGGACATACTCTTGTTTTCGGTGGTGGAGACACTGGAATGATGGGTGCATGTGCCCATGGAGTTCAAGACACAAATGGAAAATCAATAGGAATAGCTCCAAAATGGATTGAAAACTTTGAACCATTATGTAAGGAATGCAGCAAATTTATTTATGTTGACTCAATGGATGAGAGAAAAAATAAATTTTTAGAAAATTCAGATGCATTTATTATCACACCTGGCGGAATTGGAACTTTAGATGAATTTTTTGAAATCATCACTCTTAAAAAGCTCGAACAACATGATAAAGAGATTATTGTTTTTAATATTGATGGTTTTTACAATAAAATGTTTGATATGATTGATGACATGGCTCAAAAAGGATTTTTATATAATCAATATGAAATTTTCAAAATTGCAAATACACTTGAAGAAATTTTTAACTATTTCGACTAA
- a CDS encoding DUF2115 domain-containing protein, with product MESEYILIELKELSSHDTITKKELMGLLKKYASIISVYDLMMATAHMRKDGEYVHANYREKYLEVYIKYFIMRMKEVLENEDYNYKTNIDKKSFDQSFPMLERTFEKERLTASKDDKFPLIYVITALYTTFILEEPIHPVGSEFPGSLKVEKRNGEFYCPVKDNQKDNTNAICHLCLAEQTPDI from the coding sequence ATGGAAAGTGAATACATATTAATCGAACTTAAAGAATTATCTTCACATGACACCATTACAAAAAAAGAATTAATGGGTTTATTAAAAAAATATGCCAGCATCATATCAGTATATGATTTAATGATGGCTACAGCACATATGAGAAAAGATGGAGAATATGTTCATGCTAATTACCGTGAAAAATACCTGGAAGTTTATATTAAATACTTCATCATGCGTATGAAAGAAGTCTTGGAAAATGAAGACTACAATTATAAAACTAACATTGATAAGAAATCTTTCGATCAATCTTTTCCCATGCTTGAGAGAACATTTGAAAAAGAAAGATTAACAGCATCAAAAGATGATAAATTCCCATTAATCTATGTCATTACTGCATTATACACAACATTTATTTTAGAAGAACCGATTCATCCAGTTGGAAGTGAATTCCCAGGAAGTTTAAAAGTAGAAAAACGAAATGGAGAATTTTACTGTCCAGTGAAAGATAATCAGAAAGATAACACCAATGCAATCTGCCATTTATGTCTTGCAGAACAAACCCCCGATATTTAG
- the nikR gene encoding nickel-responsive transcriptional regulator NikR yields the protein MMRISMSLPKKLLADFDEVLKDRGYQSRSKGIRDALQDYIVRYQWMNSMEGQRIGIVTIIYDHHYTGVMENLAEIQHSFRNEINTSMHIHMTDKYCMEIVVVNGDIAEIRDLTERIMRLKGVEHVKLTSTANGEEFSEPGHSHDHGYHHH from the coding sequence ATGATGAGAATAAGTATGTCATTACCAAAAAAATTACTCGCTGATTTTGACGAAGTACTAAAAGATAGGGGATATCAATCTCGTTCAAAAGGAATTCGTGATGCACTTCAGGATTATATTGTGAGATATCAATGGATGAATTCCATGGAAGGTCAAAGAATAGGTATTGTAACCATTATCTATGATCACCACTATACTGGTGTTATGGAAAATTTGGCTGAAATCCAACACAGCTTCAGAAATGAGATTAACACTAGTATGCATATTCACATGACTGATAAATATTGTATGGAAATTGTAGTGGTAAATGGAGATATTGCTGAAATTCGTGATTTGACTGAAAGAATCATGAGACTTAAAGGAGTTGAACACGTAAAACTCACAAGTACAGCAAACGGTGAAGAGTTTAGTGAACCTGGTCACTCACATGATCATGGTTATCACCACCATTAA